Proteins encoded together in one Variovorax paradoxus window:
- a CDS encoding citrate synthase, which translates to MTKPPLWLSAAQALELMQVRPQTLYASVSRGRIRAKPDAADPRRSLYHRDDVQRTAARTRGRRSSEAVASEAIQWGEPVLTSAVSTVADGRLWYRGQDACLLAEHATLEEVAGLLWESAPPRFACTASTRVHSTKQATPLQAGLLALAGRAAIDPPSRGRSRAVLQAEAAEVIGTLADALLGPSPSAVLPLHARLAAAWRRPKAADALRRALVLMADHELNASTFAARVTASTGASMAACLLSGLSTLTGPLHGGAAAAVQALVRSAAASGGDAAVREWLAHDRALAAFGHPLYPQGDARSAALLAGIELPPVFADLRATGERLLGEAVNIDFALAALAAVHKLPPDAPLTLFALARAVGWTAHVLEQQATGQLIRPRARYTGPALTR; encoded by the coding sequence ATGACCAAGCCTCCGCTCTGGCTTTCCGCCGCACAGGCGCTCGAACTGATGCAGGTGCGGCCGCAAACGCTCTACGCCAGCGTGAGCCGCGGCCGCATTCGCGCCAAGCCCGACGCGGCAGACCCGCGCCGCAGCCTTTACCACCGCGACGACGTGCAGCGCACCGCGGCTCGCACGCGCGGGCGGCGCAGTAGCGAGGCGGTGGCGAGCGAAGCCATTCAATGGGGCGAACCGGTGTTGACCTCCGCCGTGTCCACGGTGGCTGACGGGCGGCTCTGGTATCGCGGGCAGGACGCCTGCCTGCTGGCGGAACACGCAACGCTCGAAGAGGTGGCGGGGCTCCTGTGGGAGAGCGCACCGCCGCGCTTTGCGTGCACAGCTTCGACCCGAGTGCACAGCACAAAGCAGGCAACCCCCCTGCAGGCCGGCTTGCTCGCACTCGCAGGACGCGCCGCAATCGATCCGCCCTCGCGAGGCCGTTCGCGCGCAGTGCTGCAGGCCGAAGCGGCAGAGGTGATCGGCACGCTTGCCGATGCATTGCTCGGCCCGTCTCCTTCCGCCGTCCTGCCCTTGCATGCACGCCTCGCCGCAGCATGGCGCCGTCCGAAGGCGGCCGATGCATTGCGCCGGGCACTGGTGCTCATGGCCGACCACGAGCTCAATGCATCGACCTTCGCCGCGCGGGTGACGGCGTCGACCGGCGCTTCGATGGCCGCGTGCCTGCTTTCAGGGCTGTCGACGCTGACAGGCCCTTTGCATGGCGGTGCCGCGGCGGCGGTTCAAGCGCTCGTGCGCAGCGCCGCCGCATCGGGCGGCGATGCCGCGGTGCGCGAATGGCTTGCGCACGATCGCGCGCTGGCGGCTTTCGGCCATCCGCTGTATCCGCAAGGCGATGCACGCTCCGCGGCGCTGCTCGCAGGCATCGAACTACCGCCCGTGTTCGCGGATTTACGAGCCACGGGCGAAAGACTGCTGGGCGAAGCAGTGAACATCGACTTCGCACTGGCCGCGCTGGCCGCCGTGCACAAGCTGCCGCCCGACGCACCATTGACGCTCTTCGCGCTCGCGCGCGCGGTCGGCTGGACGGCCCACGTGCTCGAGCAGCAGGCCACGGGGCAACTGATACGGCCGCGTGCGCGCTACACGGGGCCTGCGCTCACGCGGTGA
- a CDS encoding type 1 glutamine amidotransferase domain-containing protein, translating into MPVISSSLDGMKVAILVSDGFEQAEMTEPRKALDAAGAQTQIVSPLDGSVRGWKHLDPADTFEVDVPLKNANADDFDALLLPGGVVNPDTLRINQKAVAFVRAFVEAGKPIAAICHGPWTLIDAGGVEGRKMTSWPSLRADLQNAGAKWIDQEVVVDQNLVTSRKPDDLPAFNREMTTLFELAHEDAIH; encoded by the coding sequence ATGCCCGTTATTTCATCTTCACTCGACGGAATGAAGGTTGCCATTCTCGTGTCGGACGGCTTCGAGCAGGCCGAGATGACCGAGCCGCGCAAGGCGCTCGACGCCGCCGGCGCGCAGACGCAAATCGTTTCGCCGCTCGACGGCAGCGTGCGCGGCTGGAAGCACCTCGACCCGGCCGACACCTTCGAAGTCGACGTGCCGCTGAAGAACGCCAACGCGGATGACTTCGATGCGCTGCTCTTGCCTGGCGGCGTCGTCAACCCCGATACGCTGCGCATCAACCAGAAGGCCGTGGCCTTCGTGCGCGCCTTCGTCGAAGCAGGCAAACCCATTGCCGCGATCTGCCACGGCCCCTGGACGCTCATCGACGCAGGCGGCGTCGAGGGCCGCAAGATGACGTCATGGCCTTCGCTGCGCGCCGACCTGCAGAACGCCGGCGCAAAGTGGATCGACCAGGAAGTGGTGGTCGACCAGAACCTGGTCACGAGCCGCAAGCCCGACGACCTGCCGGCATTCAACCGGGAGATGACGACGCTGTTCGAACTCGCGCATGAAGACGCCATTCATTGA
- a CDS encoding M48 family metalloprotease: protein MDPWVYPRERWLGNITLGLGLLVWAALVLGTFGIALIYVLLGFIGYVFAQSAVIAWIKGTAVKLSPTQLPELHARFQACCGYLGIEEPPEAYLLHGDGIFNAFATRFFGRNFVVLLSDVVDAMEAQPDGINFYIGHELGHIRRGHLTGHIWRAPVLWIPLLGAAYSRAQEYTCDLHGAACCEQADSAPRALVALAAGAQQWRNVDLQRYANQSAGNSGFWASFHELIAGYPWLTKRVARTIDPAAKLPSRNPLAYVLAIFVPYTGRAGGGALGLLVVVAIIGVLAAVALPAYKEYESRAAVSQAWSEAAPVREALGNYYKEKQEIPESLEAAGAPAALPNGSALTLDTDTMVVDVELPKAKGTLRMEPSATEDGIAWNCVAGDDLSQKALPVSCRK, encoded by the coding sequence ATGGATCCATGGGTTTATCCGCGCGAGCGCTGGCTCGGCAACATCACGCTCGGCCTGGGCCTGCTCGTCTGGGCGGCACTGGTGCTCGGCACCTTCGGCATTGCGCTCATCTACGTGCTGCTCGGTTTCATCGGCTATGTGTTCGCACAGTCGGCCGTCATTGCCTGGATCAAGGGCACCGCCGTCAAGCTTTCGCCCACCCAGCTGCCAGAACTGCATGCACGCTTCCAGGCCTGCTGCGGCTACCTCGGCATCGAAGAGCCGCCCGAGGCCTACCTGCTGCACGGCGACGGCATCTTCAATGCCTTTGCCACGCGCTTCTTCGGCCGCAACTTCGTCGTGCTGCTGTCCGACGTGGTCGACGCCATGGAAGCCCAGCCCGACGGCATCAACTTCTACATCGGCCACGAGCTCGGCCACATCCGGCGCGGCCACCTCACGGGCCACATCTGGCGCGCGCCGGTGCTCTGGATTCCGCTGCTCGGCGCAGCCTATTCACGGGCACAGGAATACACCTGCGACCTGCACGGCGCCGCCTGCTGCGAGCAGGCCGACTCCGCGCCTCGGGCGCTCGTGGCCCTGGCTGCCGGCGCGCAGCAATGGCGCAATGTCGACCTGCAGCGCTATGCCAACCAATCGGCTGGCAACAGCGGCTTCTGGGCTTCGTTCCATGAACTGATCGCCGGTTATCCGTGGCTCACCAAACGGGTGGCGCGCACCATCGATCCGGCCGCCAAGCTGCCGAGCCGCAATCCGCTGGCCTATGTGCTCGCGATCTTCGTGCCCTACACCGGCCGCGCCGGCGGCGGCGCGCTGGGCTTGCTGGTGGTGGTGGCCATCATTGGCGTGCTGGCCGCGGTGGCACTGCCGGCCTACAAGGAGTACGAGTCGCGCGCGGCCGTCTCGCAGGCCTGGTCCGAGGCGGCACCGGTGCGCGAAGCACTGGGCAACTACTACAAGGAGAAGCAGGAGATTCCCGAATCCCTTGAAGCCGCCGGCGCGCCAGCGGCCTTGCCCAATGGTTCGGCCCTCACGCTCGACACCGACACCATGGTGGTCGACGTGGAGCTCCCCAAGGCAAAGGGCACGCTGCGCATGGAGCCTTCGGCTACCGAAGACGGCATTGCCTGGAACTGCGTGGCCGGTGACGACCTCTCGCAAAAGGCCTTGCCGGTTTCTTGCCGCAAATAA
- a CDS encoding tripartite tricarboxylate transporter substrate-binding protein produces MKKLLALTALAAAALGVHAQDFPAGKTVTIVVPFTAGGPTDRVARDLAESLQKTLGATIVVDNTAGAGSSIGTAKVARAAPDGYTLLLNHIAMSTMPALYRKLPFNVENDFEYLGMVNEVPMTLIGKPGLPANNYKELTGWIAANKGKINLGNAGLGAASHLCGLLFQSALKTEMTPVPYKGTAPAIADLLGGQIDLLCDQTTNTTSQIEAKKVKAYAVTTSKRLTTPAALKDLPTLAESGLKDFEVTIWHGVYAPKGTPAPVLKKLNEAIKAAMKDPGFIKRQEGLGAVITTDKRVEPAEHKKFVSAEIAKWGPIIKAAGVYAD; encoded by the coding sequence ATGAAGAAACTGCTTGCACTCACGGCGCTTGCCGCTGCCGCCCTCGGCGTCCATGCCCAGGATTTCCCCGCAGGCAAGACCGTCACCATCGTGGTGCCGTTCACGGCCGGCGGCCCCACCGACCGGGTGGCCCGCGACCTGGCCGAATCCCTGCAGAAGACCCTTGGCGCGACCATCGTGGTCGACAACACCGCCGGCGCCGGCAGCTCCATCGGCACCGCCAAGGTGGCCCGCGCCGCACCGGACGGCTACACGCTGCTGCTGAACCACATCGCCATGTCGACGATGCCGGCGCTGTACCGCAAGCTGCCGTTCAATGTCGAAAACGACTTCGAATACCTCGGCATGGTCAATGAAGTGCCGATGACGCTCATCGGCAAGCCGGGCCTGCCGGCCAACAACTACAAGGAACTGACGGGCTGGATCGCGGCCAACAAGGGCAAGATCAACCTCGGCAATGCCGGCCTGGGCGCAGCCTCGCACCTGTGCGGCCTGCTGTTCCAGAGCGCCCTCAAGACCGAGATGACGCCGGTTCCCTACAAGGGCACCGCACCGGCCATTGCCGACCTGCTGGGTGGCCAGATCGACCTCTTGTGCGACCAGACCACCAACACCACGTCGCAGATCGAAGCCAAGAAGGTCAAGGCCTACGCCGTGACCACGTCCAAGCGCCTGACCACGCCGGCGGCCCTGAAAGACCTGCCCACGCTCGCCGAATCGGGCCTGAAGGACTTCGAAGTGACCATCTGGCACGGCGTGTACGCGCCCAAGGGCACGCCTGCGCCGGTGCTGAAGAAGCTCAACGAAGCCATCAAGGCCGCCATGAAGGACCCGGGCTTCATCAAGCGCCAGGAAGGCCTTGGCGCGGTGATCACCACCGACAAGCGCGTGGAGCCGGCCGAGCACAAGAAGTTCGTATCGGCTGAAATCGCCAAGTGGGGCCCGATCATCAAGGCCGCCGGCGTGTACGCCGACTGA
- a CDS encoding PQQ-dependent dehydrogenase, methanol/ethanol family: MKKIHSGWLLLAGALLGMGAPTALAQGSAAPQDRAGAAIKRVNGDFIRANAAQRKTPDWPSYGLDYAESRFSKLDQVNAGNVKQLGLVWSYNLESTRGVEATPLVVDGVMYVTASWSVVHAIDTRTGQKLWTFDPQVDKSKGFRGCCDVVNRGVALYEGKVYVAAYDGRLIALDAATGQKVWEKNTIEGQKGSYTITGAPRVFKGKVIIGNGGAEYGVRGYVTAYDAATGEQKWRWFTVPGDPSKPFEDESMARAAKTWDPSGKYWEAGGGGTAWDTFAFDPELNLMYVGTGNGSPWAHSKRSPKGGDNLYLSSVVALNPDTGKYVWHYQETPGDNWDYTSTQPMILANIQIGGKPRKVILHAPKNGFFFVIDRTNGKFISARNFVEVNWATGYDTNGRPIEIAAARQNEKPGDSIPGPFGAHNWHPMSFNPQTGLAYVPAQHVPLNLMDDKDWKFDQNAPGRPHAALGWNTAMFANAEPPKSKPFGRLVAWDPVAQKEAWGVDYASPWNGGTLTTAGNLVFQGTADGRLLAYNARTGEKLWETPTGTGVVAAPSTYMVDGKQYVSVAVGWGGVYGLAQRATEKQGPGTVYTFAVGGTAKMPDFVQYRMSKLVEGVKYDPAKVQAGTMLYVSNCVFCHGVPGVDRGGNIPNLGYMDAAYIENLDKFILKGPAMARGMPDFTGKLSGDDIESIKAFIQGTADAIRPK, translated from the coding sequence ATGAAAAAGATCCACTCCGGCTGGCTTCTGCTTGCCGGTGCATTGCTGGGCATGGGCGCGCCGACGGCCCTCGCGCAGGGTTCCGCAGCCCCGCAGGACCGCGCGGGCGCCGCCATCAAGCGGGTGAACGGCGATTTCATCCGTGCCAACGCGGCGCAAAGGAAAACGCCCGACTGGCCCAGCTACGGCCTCGACTACGCCGAGTCGCGCTTCAGCAAGCTCGACCAGGTGAACGCCGGCAACGTGAAGCAGCTCGGCCTGGTGTGGTCGTACAACCTGGAGTCCACGCGCGGCGTGGAAGCCACGCCGCTGGTGGTGGACGGCGTCATGTACGTCACGGCTTCGTGGAGCGTGGTGCACGCCATCGATACGCGCACCGGCCAGAAGCTCTGGACCTTCGATCCGCAGGTCGACAAGTCGAAAGGCTTCAGGGGCTGCTGCGACGTGGTGAACCGCGGCGTTGCGCTGTACGAGGGCAAGGTCTACGTGGCCGCCTACGACGGACGGCTCATCGCGCTCGATGCGGCCACGGGCCAGAAGGTCTGGGAAAAGAACACCATCGAAGGGCAGAAGGGCTCCTACACCATCACCGGTGCGCCGCGCGTCTTCAAGGGCAAGGTCATCATCGGCAACGGGGGCGCCGAGTACGGCGTGCGCGGCTATGTCACGGCCTACGATGCGGCAACGGGCGAGCAGAAGTGGCGCTGGTTCACCGTGCCGGGCGATCCGTCCAAGCCCTTCGAGGACGAGTCGATGGCGCGCGCGGCCAAGACCTGGGATCCCAGCGGCAAATACTGGGAGGCCGGCGGCGGCGGCACCGCGTGGGACACCTTCGCGTTCGATCCCGAGCTCAACCTGATGTATGTGGGCACCGGCAACGGCTCGCCCTGGGCGCACAGCAAGCGCAGCCCCAAGGGCGGAGACAACCTGTACCTCAGCTCGGTGGTGGCCCTCAACCCCGACACCGGCAAGTACGTGTGGCACTACCAGGAGACGCCCGGCGACAACTGGGACTACACCTCGACCCAGCCGATGATCCTGGCCAACATCCAGATCGGCGGCAAGCCGCGCAAGGTGATCCTGCATGCACCGAAGAACGGCTTCTTCTTTGTCATCGACCGCACCAACGGCAAGTTCATTTCGGCCAGGAATTTTGTCGAGGTGAACTGGGCCACGGGCTACGACACCAACGGCCGCCCGATCGAGATTGCCGCCGCGCGCCAGAACGAGAAGCCCGGCGACAGCATTCCAGGGCCGTTCGGCGCGCACAACTGGCACCCGATGTCGTTCAACCCGCAGACCGGCCTTGCCTACGTGCCCGCGCAGCACGTGCCGCTCAACCTGATGGACGACAAGGACTGGAAGTTCGACCAGAACGCCCCCGGCCGCCCGCACGCGGCGCTGGGCTGGAACACCGCCATGTTCGCCAATGCCGAGCCGCCCAAGAGCAAGCCCTTCGGCCGCTTGGTGGCGTGGGACCCGGTGGCGCAGAAGGAAGCCTGGGGCGTCGACTACGCCTCGCCCTGGAACGGCGGCACGCTCACCACCGCGGGCAACCTGGTGTTCCAGGGCACGGCGGACGGGCGCCTGTTGGCCTACAACGCCAGGACCGGCGAGAAGCTCTGGGAAACGCCCACTGGCACCGGCGTGGTCGCTGCGCCGTCGACGTACATGGTCGACGGCAAGCAGTACGTGTCGGTTGCGGTGGGCTGGGGCGGCGTGTACGGGCTTGCGCAGCGCGCCACCGAAAAGCAGGGCCCGGGCACGGTGTACACCTTTGCGGTGGGCGGCACCGCCAAGATGCCCGACTTCGTGCAGTACCGCATGAGCAAGCTGGTCGAAGGCGTGAAGTACGACCCCGCCAAGGTGCAGGCCGGCACCATGCTCTACGTGAGCAACTGCGTGTTCTGCCACGGCGTGCCGGGTGTGGACCGCGGCGGCAACATTCCGAACCTGGGCTACATGGACGCGGCGTACATCGAGAACCTCGACAAGTTCATCCTCAAGGGCCCGGCCATGGCGCGCGGCATGCCCGACTTCACGGGCAAGCTGTCGGGCGACGACATCGAGAGCATCAAGGCGTTCATCCAGGGCACGGCCGACGCAATCCGGCCCAAGTAG
- a CDS encoding helix-turn-helix domain-containing protein, with protein sequence MAFERLGKANAPRQLFSTTPAQRVALARQQFFEEGVRPSGLVGEAVIQSWLRCTRTHSDRQRIVPFDAVTPSRLHATLARNRELLEVARQELASMESALAGTDCRVILTDGEGVVVHVTQQPAAAHQPVLRKTARVGVNISERIVGTTAPGIVATTGQACTVDGAEHYFDVLSQMQCAAAPIRDVTGRLAGVLDITMEARRFGFDAASMVGLYATIIENRLLQAQSRDHLILRFQASLTLLGTPMEALAGVAPDGTIAWLNGAGARLIGRLPEDAGERDVESMLGHDLASLLRLGRREAAQPIRLASGLGVWVQARLKAADGADFRHAVAMPGETLQVLPIEPATAMKAAAAEGVSEPVASNLMQAEAPHGETLREYSRKLIEEALVAQGGNVSQAARQLGVSRGTLYRRLRGWREEDGKGAPLPAAG encoded by the coding sequence ATGGCTTTCGAAAGGCTGGGCAAGGCCAATGCGCCGCGCCAACTCTTTTCAACCACGCCGGCGCAGCGCGTGGCGCTTGCGCGGCAGCAGTTCTTCGAGGAAGGCGTGCGCCCCTCGGGGCTGGTGGGCGAAGCGGTGATCCAGTCGTGGCTGCGCTGCACCCGCACGCACAGCGACAGGCAGCGCATCGTGCCCTTCGATGCGGTCACGCCCAGCCGGCTGCACGCCACTCTGGCGCGCAACCGCGAACTGCTCGAAGTGGCGCGGCAAGAACTCGCGAGCATGGAAAGCGCCCTTGCGGGCACCGATTGCCGCGTGATCCTGACCGACGGCGAAGGCGTGGTGGTGCATGTCACGCAGCAGCCCGCCGCCGCGCACCAGCCGGTGCTGCGCAAGACGGCGCGCGTGGGCGTGAACATTTCGGAGCGCATCGTCGGCACCACGGCGCCGGGCATCGTGGCGACCACCGGGCAGGCCTGCACCGTCGATGGCGCGGAGCACTACTTCGATGTGCTGTCGCAGATGCAATGCGCCGCGGCGCCGATCCGCGACGTGACGGGCCGGCTGGCCGGTGTGCTCGACATCACGATGGAAGCGCGGCGCTTCGGCTTCGACGCCGCATCGATGGTCGGGCTGTACGCGACCATCATCGAGAACCGGCTGCTGCAGGCGCAATCGCGCGACCACCTGATCTTGCGCTTCCAGGCCAGCCTCACGCTGCTGGGCACGCCAATGGAAGCGCTGGCCGGCGTGGCGCCGGACGGCACCATTGCCTGGCTCAACGGGGCCGGCGCGCGGCTGATCGGCCGCCTGCCCGAAGATGCCGGTGAACGCGATGTCGAGTCGATGCTGGGCCACGACCTGGCAAGCCTGCTGCGGCTGGGGCGGCGCGAAGCGGCCCAGCCAATCCGCCTGGCGAGCGGCCTGGGCGTGTGGGTGCAGGCGCGGCTGAAGGCAGCGGACGGCGCGGACTTCAGGCATGCAGTGGCAATGCCCGGCGAAACCCTGCAGGTGCTGCCCATCGAGCCAGCCACGGCCATGAAGGCGGCTGCAGCAGAAGGCGTCTCTGAACCCGTCGCGTCCAATCTCATGCAGGCTGAAGCGCCGCATGGTGAAACGCTGCGCGAGTACAGCCGCAAGCTGATCGAAGAGGCGCTTGTGGCACAGGGCGGCAATGTGTCGCAGGCAGCCCGCCAGCTTGGCGTGTCGCGCGGCACGCTGTACCGGCGGCTGCGCGGCTGGCGCGAGGAAGACGGCAAAGGCGCGCCGCTCCCGGCAGCGGGCTGA
- a CDS encoding membrane-bound PQQ-dependent dehydrogenase, glucose/quinate/shikimate family — translation MPDAAARLRAPSSALLTVTAIVIGLAGLALGAAGAWLVMLGGSWYYVAAGLGLIVAAVLMTRGGGAGLWVYALVVAFTLAWALWEVGFDWWPLAARGDVFFVIGVFLLTPWVARALVRRNAAGVAPARGFLGVVLVAFLLAAVVSWTRDPTRVEGTMPAPTAPVAAAATPASPPPPKQDWTAYGGNGMGQRYSALDQITPANVGQLQEAWHFRTGDVRGQSGDPEETTFEVTPLKIGERLFLCTPHQSVVALNATTGEQLWRYTPEIRRPLALQHLTCRGLSYDPGSAVRPAAASTATPAPAAPAPAPAPTGGDCDAKLFMPTADGRILALNPESGKPCMRFGGGTGQIDLWKNMPNVKPGSYYSTSPVVVTRSLIIVGGTVLDNVSTKETSGVIRAFDIDTGALVWNWDSGNPDDTAPIAADRTYTANSPNSWSISSVDEALGMVYVPIGNQPPDQWGGKRTEGAERYSSSVVALDLASGRVRWSFQTVHHDLWDYDVPSQPSLIDLRVGNETVPALVQPTKQGELFVLDRRDGKPVVNVHERPAPQGAAEGDHTSLTQPVSDLSFDPPALTPADMWGGTVFDQLACRIAFHRLRYEGRYTPPSTEGSLIYPGNFGVFNWGSVAVDPQRQMAFTTPASLAFVSKLIPRKDDTSLYVQGKDRPNDSLPALNENFGAPFAVQLSAFTSVLGLPCQAPPWGHVAGADLRTGRVVWKHKNGTVRDSSPLPLPFAMGVPSLGGPVMTAGGVAFLSGTLDYYVRGYDVANGKELWRSRLPAGGQATPMTYTGSDGRQYVVVVAGGHGSLGTRTGDHVIAYALPKR, via the coding sequence ATGCCTGACGCCGCCGCGCGCCTACGCGCGCCTTCTTCCGCGCTGCTGACCGTTACCGCCATCGTCATCGGCCTTGCGGGCCTGGCGTTGGGTGCGGCGGGCGCATGGCTCGTCATGCTCGGAGGCTCGTGGTACTACGTGGCCGCGGGACTCGGACTCATCGTTGCCGCGGTGCTGATGACTCGCGGCGGCGGGGCGGGGCTGTGGGTCTATGCGCTTGTGGTGGCTTTCACGTTGGCTTGGGCCTTGTGGGAGGTGGGCTTCGACTGGTGGCCGCTGGCGGCGCGCGGCGATGTGTTCTTCGTGATCGGCGTGTTCCTGCTCACGCCATGGGTGGCGCGCGCGCTCGTGCGCCGCAATGCCGCCGGCGTGGCACCCGCGCGCGGTTTCCTGGGGGTGGTGCTGGTGGCCTTCCTGTTGGCCGCGGTGGTCTCGTGGACCCGCGACCCGACGCGTGTGGAAGGCACCATGCCCGCACCCACGGCACCTGTGGCCGCCGCCGCCACGCCCGCCAGCCCGCCGCCGCCCAAGCAAGACTGGACTGCCTACGGCGGCAACGGCATGGGTCAGCGCTATTCGGCACTCGACCAGATCACCCCGGCCAATGTCGGCCAGCTTCAGGAGGCTTGGCACTTTCGCACCGGCGACGTGCGCGGCCAGAGCGGCGATCCCGAGGAGACGACCTTCGAGGTCACGCCGTTGAAGATCGGCGAGCGGCTTTTTCTTTGCACGCCTCACCAATCGGTGGTGGCGCTGAACGCGACCACCGGCGAACAGCTGTGGCGCTACACGCCGGAGATTCGCCGCCCACTCGCATTGCAGCACCTGACCTGCCGCGGCCTTTCGTATGACCCGGGCAGTGCGGTGCGGCCCGCGGCTGCTTCCACCGCCACCCCGGCGCCCGCTGCGCCCGCACCCGCACCCGCACCCACCGGTGGCGATTGCGACGCCAAGCTCTTCATGCCCACTGCGGACGGCCGCATCCTCGCGCTCAACCCCGAAAGCGGCAAGCCGTGCATGCGCTTCGGCGGGGGCACCGGGCAGATCGATCTCTGGAAGAACATGCCCAACGTGAAGCCCGGCTCCTACTACTCCACCTCTCCGGTGGTCGTGACGCGCTCGCTCATCATCGTCGGCGGCACCGTGCTGGACAACGTCTCGACCAAGGAAACCTCGGGCGTGATCCGCGCCTTCGACATCGACACCGGCGCGCTGGTGTGGAACTGGGATTCGGGCAACCCCGACGACACCGCGCCCATTGCGGCCGACCGCACGTACACCGCAAACTCGCCGAACAGCTGGTCGATCTCCAGCGTCGACGAGGCGCTGGGCATGGTCTACGTGCCCATCGGCAACCAGCCGCCCGACCAGTGGGGCGGCAAGCGCACCGAAGGCGCCGAGCGCTACTCGTCTTCCGTGGTGGCGCTCGACCTTGCCAGCGGCCGCGTGCGCTGGAGCTTCCAGACCGTGCACCACGACCTGTGGGACTACGACGTTCCATCGCAGCCCAGCCTCATCGACTTGCGTGTGGGCAACGAGACGGTGCCCGCGCTGGTGCAGCCCACCAAGCAGGGCGAGCTGTTCGTGCTCGACCGGCGCGACGGCAAGCCGGTGGTGAACGTGCATGAGCGGCCCGCACCGCAGGGCGCGGCCGAAGGCGATCACACCTCGCTCACGCAGCCGGTGTCGGACCTGTCGTTCGATCCGCCCGCGCTCACGCCGGCCGACATGTGGGGCGGCACCGTGTTCGACCAGCTCGCGTGCCGCATCGCGTTCCACCGGCTGCGCTACGAGGGCCGCTACACGCCGCCATCGACCGAGGGCTCGCTCATCTACCCGGGCAATTTCGGCGTGTTCAACTGGGGCAGCGTCGCGGTCGATCCGCAGCGGCAAATGGCTTTCACCACGCCGGCCTCTCTGGCCTTCGTGTCCAAGCTCATTCCGCGCAAGGACGACACCTCGCTCTATGTGCAGGGCAAGGACCGGCCCAACGACAGCCTGCCCGCGCTCAACGAGAACTTCGGTGCGCCGTTTGCGGTTCAGCTCAGCGCCTTTACCTCGGTGCTGGGCCTGCCGTGCCAGGCGCCGCCCTGGGGCCATGTGGCGGGAGCCGACCTTCGCACCGGCAGGGTGGTGTGGAAGCACAAGAACGGCACCGTGCGCGACAGTTCGCCGTTGCCGCTGCCCTTTGCGATGGGCGTGCCCAGCCTCGGCGGGCCGGTCATGACGGCCGGTGGCGTAGCCTTCCTGTCGGGCACGCTCGACTACTACGTGCGCGGCTACGACGTTGCGAACGGCAAGGAACTCTGGCGCAGCCGCCTGCCTGCCGGCGGGCAGGCCACACCCATGACGTACACCGGCAGCGATGGGCGCCAGTACGTGGTGGTGGTTGCCGGCGGCCACGGCTCACTCGGCACGCGCACGGGCGACCATGTGATCGCCTACGCATTGCCCAAGCGCTGA